The following are from one region of the Simiduia agarivorans SA1 = DSM 21679 genome:
- the nqrF gene encoding NADH:ubiquinone reductase (Na(+)-transporting) subunit F, with protein MDITIIAGVVMFTVIVLLLVAVILSARAKLVNSGDVTIIVNDEKTITVPAGGKLLQTLAGSGLFLPSACGGGGSCAQCKCIVNEGGGEMLPTEESHFTKREAKEGWRLSCQTPVKQDMKVHVEEDVFGVKQWECVVESNPNVATFIKELTLRLPEGENVDFRAGGYVQLEAPPHHVKFKDFDIEEKFRGDWEHFGFFNLESKVTEPVIRAYSMANYPEEKGIVKFNIRIATPPPRTQGLPPGQMSSYVFSLKPGDKITVYGPFGEFFAKETDAEMIFVGGGAGMAPMRSHIFDQLRRLKSKRKISFWYGARSLRELFYKEDYDMLAAENDNFTWNIALSDPQPEDNWNGLTGFIHNVLYEQYLKDHPAPEDCEFYMCGPPMMNAAVIKMLKDLGVEDENILLDDFGG; from the coding sequence ATGGACATTACAATTATCGCTGGCGTAGTCATGTTTACAGTTATCGTGCTGTTGCTCGTAGCTGTGATCCTGAGCGCTCGCGCAAAACTGGTTAACTCGGGCGATGTGACCATCATCGTTAACGACGAAAAAACCATTACCGTGCCCGCGGGTGGCAAATTGCTGCAAACCCTGGCAGGCAGCGGGCTGTTTTTGCCCAGTGCCTGTGGTGGCGGTGGTAGCTGTGCCCAGTGCAAGTGCATTGTGAATGAGGGCGGCGGCGAAATGCTGCCCACGGAAGAATCCCACTTTACCAAGCGCGAAGCCAAAGAAGGCTGGCGCTTGTCCTGCCAGACGCCCGTCAAACAAGACATGAAAGTGCATGTTGAGGAAGACGTATTCGGTGTTAAGCAGTGGGAGTGTGTGGTTGAATCCAACCCCAACGTGGCCACCTTCATTAAAGAGCTGACGCTGCGTCTGCCCGAGGGCGAGAACGTGGACTTCCGCGCTGGTGGTTACGTTCAGCTGGAAGCGCCACCCCACCACGTAAAATTCAAGGACTTCGATATTGAAGAGAAGTTCCGTGGTGACTGGGAACACTTTGGCTTCTTTAACCTTGAGTCCAAGGTAACTGAGCCGGTGATCCGCGCATACTCCATGGCTAACTACCCCGAAGAAAAGGGCATTGTGAAGTTCAATATCCGTATTGCAACCCCACCGCCACGCACGCAGGGTTTGCCGCCAGGTCAGATGTCGTCTTATGTGTTCAGTCTGAAGCCCGGCGACAAGATTACCGTGTACGGTCCCTTCGGTGAGTTCTTCGCCAAAGAAACCGATGCCGAAATGATCTTTGTTGGTGGTGGTGCGGGTATGGCGCCCATGCGGTCGCATATTTTTGACCAGCTGCGCCGTCTTAAATCCAAGCGTAAAATCAGTTTCTGGTACGGTGCCCGTTCATTGCGCGAGCTCTTCTATAAAGAAGACTACGACATGCTGGCCGCGGAGAACGATAACTTTACCTGGAACATCGCGCTGTCCGACCCGCAGCCGGAAGATAACTGGAATGGGCTGACCGGCTTTATCCATAACGTATTGTACGAGCAGTATCTGAAGGACCATCCGGCGCCGGAAGATTGCGAGTTTTATATGTGTGGCCCGCCCATGATGAACGCGGCGGTGATCAAGATGCTGAAAGATCTGGGCGTAGAGGATGAAAATATCCTGCTCGACGACTTTGGTGGCTGA
- a CDS encoding FAD:protein FMN transferase, which yields MGTQYHVTLVAETDADALKAAFDKRLAEINKVMSTYDPESELMQINRAPVAQPLPISDDLAAVLALSLQIYSQTAGGFDVTVGPLVNRWGFGPVEAKGKPDEAEVATLLASVGSDALTLEQADSGWQLVKHKPVFIDLSAIAKGWAVDELAGMLVARGYQDFLVEIGGELRVSGKNARGANWSIAVERPSLAQGGVQAAIGVSNLAVATSGSYRNYQMYNGVQYSHTIDPSTGQPVTHNMVSITVLADTCAEADALATGFNVMGPEAALAEAEARGLAVFILVDEGGEIRELSSSHFLPYLSQH from the coding sequence ATGGGTACCCAGTACCATGTTACGCTGGTGGCCGAGACGGATGCGGATGCACTGAAAGCGGCGTTTGACAAGCGCCTTGCGGAGATCAACAAGGTCATGTCTACCTACGATCCCGAATCGGAGCTTATGCAAATCAATCGCGCGCCAGTGGCACAACCCTTACCTATCTCCGACGATCTGGCCGCGGTGTTAGCGCTCAGTTTGCAGATATATTCGCAAACCGCCGGTGGATTTGATGTCACCGTAGGCCCGTTGGTGAATCGCTGGGGCTTTGGCCCTGTAGAGGCCAAGGGCAAGCCCGATGAGGCTGAGGTGGCAACGTTGCTGGCATCGGTCGGCAGCGATGCCTTGACGCTTGAACAGGCTGACAGCGGATGGCAACTGGTCAAACACAAACCGGTATTCATCGACTTGTCTGCCATCGCCAAGGGGTGGGCGGTTGATGAGCTGGCCGGGATGCTGGTCGCGCGTGGTTACCAGGATTTTCTGGTGGAAATTGGCGGTGAGCTCCGGGTATCCGGCAAAAACGCGCGTGGCGCCAACTGGTCTATTGCGGTAGAACGACCCAGCCTGGCCCAGGGTGGCGTGCAGGCAGCCATCGGTGTCAGTAATCTGGCGGTGGCCACCTCCGGCAGTTACCGGAACTATCAGATGTATAATGGTGTTCAGTATTCGCACACCATTGATCCATCAACCGGGCAACCCGTGACCCACAATATGGTGTCGATCACTGTGCTGGCGGACACCTGCGCCGAGGCCGATGCGCTGGCAACCGGTTTTAATGTGATGGGGCCTGAGGCAGCGCTGGCCGAAGCCGAGGCCAGAGGCCTGGCAGTATTTATATTGGTGGATGAGGGCGGAGAGATCCGTGAATTGTCATCCAGTCATTTTTTGCCTTACCTGTCTCAGCACTGA
- the nqrM gene encoding (Na+)-NQR maturation NqrM gives MATLLVTFVVLGLVIIAMSVGVLLGRKPISGSCGGMSALGMEVACDICCGDKQKCEKETKKADKTAAEDLAYDATKD, from the coding sequence ATGGCAACCTTATTGGTAACCTTTGTGGTGTTGGGATTGGTGATTATTGCGATGTCTGTTGGTGTGTTGTTGGGCCGTAAGCCCATCAGCGGTTCCTGCGGCGGCATGAGTGCACTGGGTATGGAAGTGGCCTGCGACATCTGTTGCGGTGACAAGCAGAAGTGCGAAAAAGAAACCAAAAAGGCAGACAAAACTGCTGCTGAAGATCTGGCCTACGACGCCACAAAAGACTAA